GGGCCGTAATCGGTTGCATAATAGCGAGCGGTCAGAACATGATCCCAGGATCGCGCCAGGGCCGGTGCGGCGTAGTTCGCTCGTCCTTCCAGACGGAACTCATATTGACCGGCATCTTTGTAGTAAACTCGGGTAACATAAATAGGGAAATAGTTAATGGCGGTGTTGACATAGCCGCCCAAACCTGCCAGGGCATAGTATGGGAATTGAGAACTGCCGCCCTCGTATTCGTCAATCTGAATCAGTGCCACATTCGGTCCCGTGGTTCCACTGAGTTCGACATAGCATTTCCCTTCGAGAACGATATACCCCTCCTCGGGAATTTCGATCTCTACTACCGCCAAATCGGTCATTTCCATCGTGATTAGTGTGACCGGTGTGACCTCGAGGTCGACCGTCAGCCCCGGCTCATTGAATGTCTCTTCGGAACTGACCGAAGAATCCGGCAGGATCACTGCCTGGTTGCCGGTTAATCCGGCATGGAGACCGATGCCGATTTCGTCTTCAGGTTTCATCAGGAGCAACTGCCCGCCGATGTCGTTGGCTTTCATGATCGCCCGCTCGTGACCGTCTTCGGCGTACAGGTTGACTTTGTGAGCGTCAGGATTTAGGGCAATGAAAATCGAATCATTGTCGTAACGAGCGGCCAGGTCGCCCGCAACGGTTGCATACGGTACGGCCGTGATCGGGCTTCGCGGTTCCAGAATGATCGACTCCGCTGTTATTTGTACATATAGCCGGTCATATTCGGCAAAAAGCCCGTCCGGAAAGGGATTGACCGAACCCAGGAGATGGGCGAACAATCCCTGGTGTGAAATCACTTCGGTATTTTCCGACCAGAGGGGGGCGCCGCCGACGGAGTCCTCGTAGATACCGAACACGACGTTGTAGGAGTCGTCAGGCAGGGCATCCCCGGCATCGTCGGTCAATCGACCCTGAAAATTAATAACGACAGGCGCAGCCGCGGTTGTGCCGGCTATGACAGTTACAAGTAGACATGTTAAAAGCAGCTTGTTGATCATATCAGGACATTTCTTTCCATATTTGACCTTTTTGATGCGATACACCCTCAATATCGGCAACATCCCGTTTTTTTGCAAGACTTCCCGTTACCGGCAACATTTCAATTTCGTTGACCGACTATTGAATCTATCTTTCGGTGCTTTCGTTGATAGATGTATGAAAGCAACGACCTGACGGCCTGACTGCCGCCCAGGCCGCCACCTATGATCAGAGAGGATTTGCATGAGTAAATGGATGCTTGTTCTCGCGGCTTCGATAACCGCTTGTTTCGTGTCGGTTCAAGCCGCTGAATTCGCCGTCGATGTCCAGCATTTCAAGCTGGATAACGGCATGACTTTTCTGGTGGTGACACGCTCCACCGCTCCGGTCTTTTCCGGATTCATTTGTGCTGAAGTCGGTTCCGCTTATGAAAAAACCGGCAATATCGGCAGTGCTCATCTCCTGGAACACATGATGTTCAAGGGATCGGAAACGGTGGGGACTTCGAACTACGCTGCCGAGGCTGTTTTGATGGCACAGGAGGATTCGATTTGGGCGCTCATTGAGCAAGCCAATTGCGAGGAACCGTACATCAGGGCCAACAATCCCGAGAATTTGCCGGTGTTACAAGAGAAAATCGCGACCTTGCAGGCGGCTTTGGATTCGGTCACGCAGCTCAGTTCCGCTTATGTTATCCAGAATGAATTCGACCGTGTCTACACCGCCAACGGTGCAGCCGATTTCAACGCCACTACCGGTTACGATGTCACATCGTATTTCGTATCGTTACCAGCCAATCGCCTAGAACTGTGGTTCAACATGGAGTCGGATCGGCTTAAACATCTGGCTTTAAGAGAGTTTTTCCCGGAACGCGCGGTCGTTATCGAGGAACGTCGCCTGTCGGTCGAAAACTCGGCCGAAGTCAAGTTGTTCGAGCAATTGATCGGCACCGCCTTCATTGCCCATCCATATCAGATATTCTGGGAATGGCCCGAAGAAACAGGCGCCCTGACCCGCTCCGACCTCAGAGATTTTTTCCATACCTATTACATTCCCCAGCGTCTTACGGCGGTAATTGTCGGTGATGTGTCACTGGACGAGGTTAAGAGGCTGGCCAATCAATACTTTGGCGATATCCCCGCCGGTCGACAACCGGAGCCGATTCACACTCGTGAACCGATCCAGACCGGTGAACGGCGTGTGGAAGTGGAATACGAAGCCAATCCTGAACTATATATAGGTTATCATGCGACTGCTTTCGATGATCCCGATGAACCGGCGTTCCGGGTAATGCAGTCGATTTTGGCCGATGGTCGCACCTCCCGGCTCTATAAGTCACTCGTTCTCGATAAACAGTTATGTCTGGATGTCGCCTACGAGGTTTTCCCCGGCGCACCTTTGGGTGACAAATATGCACCGCTATTTTGCCTCTATGCTGTTCCCAAGGACGGCATTACCAGCGATGAGGTAGAGGCGGCGCTCTACGAGGAGACCGACCGGCTGAGTCGTGAACCGGTTTCCGAGCACGAGCTTCAGAAGATCAAAAATCGTTTGCGGGCCGAAGAAATCTGGTCCGCATATTCCAATCTCGGTCTGGCCATGCAACTTGGCAGCGCCCAGAATCTGGCGCACGATTATCATTATGCCGAACGGTTGCTGGAGCGGATGGGACAGGTTACTCCGGAGGATATCATGGCGGTTGCTTCCAAGTATCTGACCAGGGAGAATCGCACGGTAGCGGTATTGATCCCCGTAAGCGAAGGGGGTGAGCTATGAAACGCTTGACTATTCTATTAATTTTCACCGCTTCGTTGCTGTTGTGCATGGCGGTTCAGGCGGTCGATCCGCGTGATATGAAGTTCGAACCGCAGGAATTCACTCCTCCTCAACCGGAGCGCTGGGAGCTTGATAACGGTTTGGTCGTTTTCTTTCTCCCTAACGATGAGATCCCGATTTTTACAGCCCGCGCCCTTTTTCACGGCGGCACGATCTATGATCCAAGCGACCGGGCAGGTCTTTCTGAAGTTATGACCAGTGCCATGCGCTCTGGCGGCGCCGGCGGTCGTACTCCTGACGCAATCGATGAGGCGCTCGATTTTGTCGCTGCCGATATCAGCGCCAACGCATCATCGGATCGCCTGAGTTTCGGTATGCGTTG
This is a stretch of genomic DNA from Candidatus Zixiibacteriota bacterium. It encodes these proteins:
- a CDS encoding pitrilysin family protein: MSKWMLVLAASITACFVSVQAAEFAVDVQHFKLDNGMTFLVVTRSTAPVFSGFICAEVGSAYEKTGNIGSAHLLEHMMFKGSETVGTSNYAAEAVLMAQEDSIWALIEQANCEEPYIRANNPENLPVLQEKIATLQAALDSVTQLSSAYVIQNEFDRVYTANGAADFNATTGYDVTSYFVSLPANRLELWFNMESDRLKHLALREFFPERAVVIEERRLSVENSAEVKLFEQLIGTAFIAHPYQIFWEWPEETGALTRSDLRDFFHTYYIPQRLTAVIVGDVSLDEVKRLANQYFGDIPAGRQPEPIHTREPIQTGERRVEVEYEANPELYIGYHATAFDDPDEPAFRVMQSILADGRTSRLYKSLVLDKQLCLDVAYEVFPGAPLGDKYAPLFCLYAVPKDGITSDEVEAALYEETDRLSREPVSEHELQKIKNRLRAEEIWSAYSNLGLAMQLGSAQNLAHDYHYAERLLERMGQVTPEDIMAVASKYLTRENRTVAVLIPVSEGGEL